The sequence GCAGCCTAATAATTTTTGTATCATCTTTTTTTTGTAAGTATTCAGAAACAAATACAGGCGAATGCCTAAAAGCCGTGCAAGGATAAACGTAATTACATTATTCGACATGTGTACATGTTCATCTTGCAGAAGACGTTTGCCCTTGCATTTATTGTTGTCGTTGCTGCATGCCATCCACGATGAACATGATAGTGACGAAGATGATGATGTTGCCTGTGACTGCTGTTGAAAATGTTTATGAAGATATTCAATATATGGTCATTAGCTACACTTAACTCTGCACATTTCCATCACAAGGGCGTGTTTGGGTGTCGAAACCAAACTTCTATTGGCTAGAAAGCAACCAATCCGTGTCAGAGGAAAAACTTCAACGTTGAAGTACTTAGACCAAAGACTAACATGTCAGAGTTGTGTGAGAGATTTCTGGCACTTACACAAAGACGGCAGCCTTTCTGACTACAGTTAACTCAACGTTACATGCCGAATTTATTGTTCTATCATCGTTTGTGATCAACCGAGGGGCAACATTACGGGTTCAGGATGTATACGGCAGGACTCAATCCATTTTATGCATCAAATTTTAGTCTTTGGTCTGCCTATTGCGCGGGTGGTTTCGCTGTGGATACAATGAAGAAGCCCTCATTTTGCATTGCTGACATTTTGCAGGTTGGGGATGCCGAGAACATCCCGGGATCCTCGGCCCTCATGGCTCATATGGGACACCGTTCTCAGGTCCACACCTCTGGATCTCCGTTGCGTCCTTCCCCTGTGGGGCCAGAACAGTCGGTCTACGGTGGGAGACTGAACCCCGGGTCTCCATATCACAGGCACGGAATACACTTAACGTCTGTATCTAGAACGAGTTTCAATTCCCAACAAGCTCCTCCACCATCAAGCAAGGACCTCAAGTTCGGAATCGATCGGATATTGTCAACAGACTTCGACTCAAAAACAAAAGACATATTGTCTTTAAGAGGTAACCTTTTAAATGAACTTTCATACCGTTGTCAAAATGAATTCTCTAAAATAactatttataggcctacatcaagATTATTTTACTGCCATAGAAAGCATTCAAGAATGCCATGATGTTGTAAAGGCACTTGTTCGTTTTTTAAATGTGGCTACGTTTATAAATTACTGACCTCGAAGGCACCTAAACCACAGTGACTACATCATGCACAAAACCTCTATATGAACATCCAAACTGCCACAGCTGCCTCACTATTAGGTATTATTTAGCttggggcggcagatagcctagtgttgggccactaaccgaaaggttgcccGATCGAATCCCCcccgctgacaaggtaaaaatctgtcgttcagccACTGATCAAGGCATTTAATCCACTGGTCCTAAAcagtcattgtgaataagaatttgttcttaaatgacttgcctagttaaataaaggtttaatcaTTCAGACTCGCACACCAAAGTCATTTTTAGGTGAAAAGTTTTACCATTGACAAACACTCGTATTTCATACGTTGCGGTAATTTCTTACTTATTTATCTCTCGCCCTGTGACAGATCTCACGTCCATTGTTAGCTCGAATCGTCAGTCAGGGATCCACATGCCCGTGCAGCCCTCGGCGAACCAGTACTTCGCATCCATAGACCCAGCGATGAGCGACACGTCCTCCACGATGAGCTCACTAAACGGCGCCAGGCAATCAGGGCAGCATCAGTTTCAGGACACCTTCCCAGGTAGTGTAGCCGTCAGCACATAGGCTACATAGGGACCTTTTCCGCACACATGGCATTTAAGGACTCAAACAATATTTGTACATAGCCATTATTATTCAGACTTTACTCAGTGTTTTTAAACCATAGGCCTATCTTCTGTTGATCGTGTTTTTCAAGTGAATATAATTTGGCATGTTTGATGGCATGACACCACTTTTCTAGGATATCCAACTATAATTTACCAGTGCACTTTGAAATTTGAACGAATAAATAACATTGCTCAACCTTTATGtccctttatttatacaggtccGTATGCTGTCCTCACAAAAGACACGATACCACAGACATACAAAAGGAAGAGGTCCTGGTCGCGAGCGGTCTTCTCCAACCTGCAAAGAAAAGGACTTGAGAAACGATTCGAAATACAGAAATACGTCACCAAACCCGACAGAAAACAACTGGCTGCAATGCTTGGCCTAACAGATGCACAGGTACGTTACTTGCATCATGTTGTAGCCTATAGGCCCCCATTTTTTGGACATTGTATTATGGACTATAtgcaattttttttgttattttaagAATCCTTTCTTCTTGAGATGGAAAGACATGGCTAATATTATAATATGTATATTCAATAAGTTTAGCTGAAGCGTTAAAGATTGCGCGATAAAAATAAACCCTAAAAATAATTTGCGACTGAGCCGACATAtgagcgtttaccgtgaatgcagtctccgctaaatCATGAACATTGTCTTTAAATTTCAATAATGCTGTAACGCTGAACTTTctcgatacggattgaatagagccctggtCTTGTGTTGTTAAGACAGGAAGCCGCCACTCAGAGGACACACCCGGTAATATATCCTGGTAGGCAACTTTAGAATTTCGCAATCGAGAACTTTTAGGGAAATGAAAGTCGATTACAACGAGTTATTGCAAATGGAGAAAGGTCATAATCTTACGTAACTCCATTGGGTTAAGCAATACACATAATACTAGCCTATAGCCCAGCTGATGTGTAACAATTTGTTTTTGTAGGCTATAGGCCCACATTTACCCACACTGCTGTTTTATTCTGCATTAACTTTATTGTAGCCTACCTAGGCTACTGTCAAGTTATTCATTATGAAATGTAGGCTATGATTTCCGTATCTATACGGTTTTGTTGTGTTATCTAAGAGACCGTCCTTTAATGCTATGAATTAGGTCTCTGGGTCATATTTATATGGAGCAAAATTCATTGTCAACCTGTTGGCGACTAGCCTAGACATCAGGATCGTGTTGTCGACATCTAAACGAGCTTTTGCACTTTCTCGTCAGGTCAAAGTGTGGTTCCAGAACAGGCGCATGAAGTGGAGGCATTCGAAAGAAGCCCAGGCACAGAAGGACAAGGAGAAGGAGACACTGGGCAAGTCACTGACAGAGGCCGAGCCCAAAGAGCCGGAAGTGTCCGAGTGTGAGAGTGAAGCGAGCTGCGAGTCCGAATTCGAGGAAGGACAGGAGGACAAGAGTGACGTGGACATTTCTGAGCATAACAAGACTAGTGTGATCATGATCGGGGTCACCCCTGTGAGTACGGAAGAGGCAACTTCAGTCGGTGCCCTCACAGAAACTGTGGCATCATCACACATGTAAATATGAGTGCAAagtcaaacgtttttttttttaatgtaacatTAATAATTtaatataaatattattttgataaATTGATATACAGAGTGAAGTTTGTCTTAAAGTGGAGGGCCAGTAGGATGCCCTACTGCAGAGGCTAtgggttattattatttttactttCGACTCCTTCCATCTTTCAGCTCTGTCAGTCAGTATTAGGCGATGTGCATGACCTTTTCCTCAAATTAAGGAAATATTCTGTTGTGAATTTTAATCTGAAACAGGTGTTCCACGTTCTGAAATCCCAGAAAATGACACAATGTTAATGTAATTTACTCTGGAAGCGTTAATAAATATTgttgtattttatatttttcaataATTATTTGCACTGAaaatattgtaaataaaaataaaaatgtctttcTTTTGATTTTCGATTAAATGTCAtatgttatatatattattattaataatattatTCTCTTTTAATTGCATTATTGGGCCCATTATTACTTCCTCTTTCGGGTCTAATCGAATACTGAAAACATCACTGAAGGAGAGAGAACTTCACAATTGACATGGTCTTGACTAGCCTATAGGCTAATATTCACTCCAAAAACAGTTATCTGAAGTGGATAATACAATGTAATTTTCGTCATAGGCTATACATTTAGGATTATACATTTGTTTCCTCCAGTATGTACAATGTAAGATGATGGTCATGATGATGATATAGGTTTACTATTTAATTCCTCACATCTTACATGCCGATAAAATAATATCTGAAGTCTTGGACTTCGCTGCCACGTAGGCCTTATTTCACCGTGTGAGATGATCAGTG is a genomic window of Oncorhynchus kisutch isolate 150728-3 linkage group LG21, Okis_V2, whole genome shotgun sequence containing:
- the LOC109866549 gene encoding H2.0-like homeobox protein isoform X2 — protein: MYTAGLNPFYASNFSLWSAYCAGGFAVDTMKKPSFCIADILQVGDAENIPGSSALMAHMGHRSQVHTSGSPLRPSPVGPEQSVYGGRLNPGSPYHRHGIHLTSVSRTSFNSQQAPPPSSKDLKFGIDRILSTDFDSKTKDILSLRGPFIYTGPYAVLTKDTIPQTYKRKRSWSRAVFSNLQRKGLEKRFEIQKYVTKPDRKQLAAMLGLTDAQVKVWFQNRRMKWRHSKEAQAQKDKEKETLGKSLTEAEPKEPEVSECESEASCESEFEEGQEDKSDVDISEHNKTSVIMIGVTPVSTEEATSVGALTETVASSHM
- the LOC109866549 gene encoding H2.0-like homeobox protein isoform X1, which encodes MYTAGLNPFYASNFSLWSAYCAGGFAVDTMKKPSFCIADILQVGDAENIPGSSALMAHMGHRSQVHTSGSPLRPSPVGPEQSVYGGRLNPGSPYHRHGIHLTSVSRTSFNSQQAPPPSSKDLKFGIDRILSTDFDSKTKDILSLRDLTSIVSSNRQSGIHMPVQPSANQYFASIDPAMSDTSSTMSSLNGARQSGQHQFQDTFPGPYAVLTKDTIPQTYKRKRSWSRAVFSNLQRKGLEKRFEIQKYVTKPDRKQLAAMLGLTDAQVKVWFQNRRMKWRHSKEAQAQKDKEKETLGKSLTEAEPKEPEVSECESEASCESEFEEGQEDKSDVDISEHNKTSVIMIGVTPVSTEEATSVGALTETVASSHM
- the LOC109866549 gene encoding H2.0-like homeobox protein isoform X3 is translated as MYTAGLNPFYASNFSLWSAYCAGGFAVDTMKKPSFCIADILQVGDAENIPGSSALMAHMGHRSQVHTSGSPLRPSPVGPEQSVYGGRLNPGSPYHRHGIHLTSVSRTSFNSQQAPPPSSKDLKFGIDRILSTDFDSKTKDILSLRGPYAVLTKDTIPQTYKRKRSWSRAVFSNLQRKGLEKRFEIQKYVTKPDRKQLAAMLGLTDAQVKVWFQNRRMKWRHSKEAQAQKDKEKETLGKSLTEAEPKEPEVSECESEASCESEFEEGQEDKSDVDISEHNKTSVIMIGVTPVSTEEATSVGALTETVASSHM